In a single window of the Entelurus aequoreus isolate RoL-2023_Sb linkage group LG16, RoL_Eaeq_v1.1, whole genome shotgun sequence genome:
- the LOC133631421 gene encoding leucine-rich repeat-containing protein 30-like has product MGGKQSRGFSNRELSEASVIQGSRSAGNEQAGLSSAAERIRRHATVHFGYSTLSLAMRGLDDAPVELWELRELQKLNLSMNCLCSLPPTLSALDNLVVLNLWGNNLTSLPPEIGLLKKLRVLFACRNRLSEVPEELGSCAGLEVLSLANNQITSLPGSLAAMRNLTKLNLSHNRIAHIPTCVYSMKGLVFLQLACNRLETIADQIQDLVNLKILIVEGNSIHTLPKTLCFLDSLELLNVDFNELQSVPVELYLLSRLRKLACHPMDKGLHILHNPLLKPIKEVLQGGLSSLYNYLKPT; this is encoded by the coding sequence ATGGGCGGGAAGCAGTCTCGCGGCTTCTCCAACAGAGAACTGAGCGAGGCGAGTGTGATTCAAGGCAGCAGGAGCGCTGGAAACGAGCAAGCCGGCTTGTCATCTGCCGCAGAGAGAATCCGCCGACACGCCACGGTGCACTTCGGCTACAGCACCCTCAGCTTGGCCATGCGGGGCCTGGATGACGCCCCAGTCGAGCTGTGGGAGCTGCGAGAGCTGCAGAAGCTCAACTTGTCCATGAACTGTTTGTGCTCCCTGCCACCCACCCTCAGTGCCCTGGACAACCTGGTGGTGCTCAACCTGTGGGGCAATAACCTGACCAGTCTGCCTCCCGAGATTGGACTCCTGAAGAAGCTCCGTGTGCTCTTCGCCTGCCGCAACCGCTTAAGTGAGGTGCCTGAGGAGCTGGGCTCCTGCGCCGGCCTGGAAGTACTCAGCCTGGCCAACAACCAGATCACCAGCTTGCCAGGGAGCTTGGCAGCCATGCGCAACCTGACCAAGCTCAACCTGAGCCACAACCGCATCGCCCACATCCCAACCTGCGTCTACAGCATGAAGGGTCTGGTCTTTCTTCAACTGGCCTGCAACCGTCTGGAGACAATTGCGGACCAGATCCAGGACTTGGTCAACCTCAAGATCCTCATTGTGGAGGGGAACAGCATCCACACTTTGCCTAAGACGCTGTGCTTCCTGGACTCCTTGGAGCTCCTCAACGTGGACTTCAATGAACTGCAAAGCGTGCCGGTGGAACTGTACCTGCTGAGTCGGCTCAGGAAGCTGGCCTGCCACCCTATGGACAAAGGACTCCATATTTTACATAACCCGCTTCTCAAGCCCATTAAGGAGGTTCTGCAAGGAGGACTTAGCTCCCTGTACAACTACCTCAAGCCCACGTGA